CGGGGCCTGCGCCTCGCATCCGCCCTGGTCGCGGCAGGACTGGCACTGAGCTTCACGCCGCCCGCCTTCGCCGATGACGACAACGGCCTGCTGGTCCTCACCGACAGCCAGGCCGAGGATCTCGCGCAGCACGCGCGGATCGATCCGTACGGAGACGGCGCGACCGTCGACCCGCAGGGCGCGGCCGTGCGCGAGGACGCCGCTTCGGTGCCGTCGTCCACCGGCGCCGACGGCGAGACGGGCGACACCACGGGCAGCGGATCGTCGCTCGACGACTCCACCGACGCCGGCTCCTGGAAGGTCAACCAGAAGTCCTCCGTCGAGGGCGACTTCGGGATGGTCGCCACCGCCCCGGTGGCCGGCTCGGCCGGCGGCGACTACTTCGCACTCGACGCGCTCGGCCCCGTACAGCGGCGCACCGCCGACGGCAAGCAGGTCTGGCGGCGCGACAACGCCTCGTTCTACGCGGACTGGAAGGTCTCGCCGCTGCGGCCCTGGCAGACCGAGCCGGCCCCGGCGCGCATCGTGATGGGCTACAACGCCGTCAGCCCCTTCAGCATCTCCTCGGACAACGGCTACGCCACCGGCGACCTGACCGGTGACGGCGTGGACGACGTGGTCTTCACCGCGAGCGTCGGCGCCACCCCGTACCGACCCTTCACCTCACCCGGCTCCACCCTGCCCACCGGCACCTTCGTGACGGTCCTGGACGGCAGCACCGGCAAGACGTTGTGGAGCAAGCTGTACACCGGCGTCTACAACGTCACCCTGGTCGGCAAGACCCTGGTCGTCGCCGACTCGCCGTACTTCAACCTCAACGCGCCCGCGGGCTCGAAGGCCGCGCTGACGGGCATCCGCTTCTCGTACGCGGACGGAGCGCTCACCCCCGCAGACACCTGGACGTACGACACGGGCACCTTCACCGGGGTCGGCTGGGCGAGCCTGGAGCCTCTGGGCAACGGTCTGCTCGCCGCCTCCTGGAACCTGCGCAAGCTCAGCGCCACCGCGGCCCCGGCCGGCCACACCATGGTCTTCGACACCCGTGACGGCAGCATCAAGTGGCAGCAGACCAACCGTCTCTACTCGCGCCAGCTGCACCTGGACGCCGCCCGAGACCGTCTGGTGTCCCTGGAGCAGTCGGACCCGAACGAGGCCGTCACCTACGAGGTCGCCTCGTACTCCCTCGCCGACGGCGCCCGCACCACGGTGAGCAGCCGCACCAACGCTCTGCCGCTGGACCTGGAGGTCGGAAACCTCCAGGGCGGTGCCAAGCCCGAGTACACGGTCAGCGAGTCCACGCTGGACACCAGCCTGTACATGAACGCGAACACCGTACGGGCCCTGAACGGGGACGACGGCAGTCAGCTGTGGTCGCGCACCGTCAAGCGCGAAGCCGCCAACACCCATGACGGCGGCGCCGCCTGGGGACTGCAGAGCGTCGACGGCAAGATCGTCGCCTCCTACCTGGACGACGCCGGCCGGAGCACCGCCGACAACCGGGGCAGCAGCCGTTACGCCCGGCTCGCCGTCCTGTCCGGCACGGACGGGACGGTGCGCTGGGAGCAGCGCGGTGCGGTCGCCTCGCAGATGTGGGCGCAGCCGTTCCGGAAGGACGACAGCTGGAAACTCCGCACGGTCGACACCAACGAGAACGTCCGCACGTACAACCTGGGCAGCGGCAAGCAGGAGAACCTCCTCCCGCTGCAGGGCCTGCTGTACGCGGCCGTCTCCACGGACATCACCGGCGACAGGAAGAAGGACCTGATCGTCGGCGGCCAGTCCAACGGCGTATACGCCTATGACGGCCCGTCCATGGTCGGCGGCAAGCCGCAGCTGCTGTGGACGGCCGTGATGCCCGGCCGGGTCGGCGCGCTGGCCAAGGCGGATGTCAACGGCGACGGCCGCGAGGAGACCGTCGTCGCCGCCGACTCCGCGACCGCGGTACTGGACACCCGCACCGGCAAGGTCCTCACCACGATCGACGGCGGCGGCCAGTTCGTCCGCACGGTGTGCGTCGCCGACATCAACGGCGACGGCAAGGCCGAGATCATCGTCCCCACCGACAAGGTGCGGGTCTACAACGCCTCCGGCAAGAAGCTGTGGGAGTACGCCGCCCCGGCCGAGGCGGGCGACGTCGTCTTCTCCGACGTGTCGACCGGCGACGGCCGCGTCTACGCCCAGTACCAGACCCGGGGCCAGGTCGCCGAGGCGGACCTCGTCACGGGTGGTGCCGCCCTGCACGGCAAGGACGGCTCGGTCGCCTGGTCCTTCACCCCGAAGTCCGGCCTCGACGGGACGGACGGCAGGATCTACGGCGCTCCGATGCGGGGCGGCACCTTCGCCTCGCCCGGCATCCCGTACGCCGACGGGCACGCTGTCGTCCACACGTACATCACGAAGAGCTCCGCCGGCTCCATGGTCACCGGCGTGCAGATCCGCGACGGGCGCACCGGTGAGCTGCTGCACGAGGGCCTCGCCGGTGGTCCGTTGACCACCGGGAACTGGATGACCGGACCCGAGGGCCTGGTCATGGCCGGCACCGTGTCCTTCCGCACCTATGGCGCCAACGGCCAGGACGCCCTGGTGTACACGCTCCCGGAGACGCAGTCGGGCACCTTCGCCACCGGTCCCGGCGGCAGCCGGATCCTCGTTGCCGGCGAGACGGGTGGTGTCAGCACCTACGACCCGTCCGTCCTGACCGGCGCCGACAACTACCCGGCGAGTGTGTCCGGCATCGATGCACTGGGCGGCCGCGAGGTCTTCGCGGGCGACCTGAACGGTGACGGCGTCGACGAGATCGTCTCGCTCAACTTCGACGATTACGGCACCGACCGCACAGCCGGTCTCATCGGAGGCGCCTACTCCGTGCCCTTCACCGCGATACGCCAGATGATCACGGCGACGATCGACCCTTCGTGATCACTCCCGCAACGGTCCGTCCGACGTGATCCACCCGATTCCCGCAGACCTCCCGAGCACGCCGTCGGGGGGTCTGCGGGCGTGCGCGGCGACACGGCTTAATGTTGTCGCCCTCATGGACAGCACGATCGTGGACGACAGGAGCCCCGCCTCGCCGCCACCACTTCTCCGGCTGCACCTTTTCGGCGGATTCCGGGTGTCCCGCGACACCGGCCCCCCGCTCCCCGACCGCTGGCCACGTCCCAGCGCCCGCGTCCTGGTGAAGATGCTCGCGGTCGCTCCCGGCCGCCGGCTCCACCGCGACCAGGTCATCGAGAGCTGCTGGCCCGACGCCGACCTCGCATCCGCGTACGGCAGCCTGCGCGTCGCCCTGCACACCGCGCGCCACACCCTGGAACCCGAGCTGGCTCCCCGCGGATCCTCGTCCTACCTCGCCACCGACGGCGCGTGGCAGTGGCTGCGGCCGGACACCGTGTGGATCGACGCCGACCACGCGGAGGGCCTGGCAGGGACGGCTCTCAGGCAGGGGGGTACGCAACGGCTGGCCGGTGCTCTCGCCGCGTTCACGGGCGAACTGCTGCCCGAGGACCGGTACGCGCACTGGGCCCAGACCCGGCGCGACCGGCTCGACGGGCTGCGCGACCGGGTCCGGCTGGCTCTCGCCGGGTCGCTGCTGGCCGACGGCTCCCCCGAGGAGGCGGCGGCCACCGCCCGCGCGGTCGTCGAAAGCAACCCCGTGGACGAGCGCGCCCATCGTCTGCTGATCAACGCCTTCCTGCAGCAGGGCCTGCGCAGGGAGGCGGTCCGGCAGTTCCACGAGTGCCGCGAGATCCTTGCTACGGAGCTGGGCATCGGTCCCGACCCGGAGACCGAGCGGCTGCACCTGCTGGCGCTCGACTCCCCGGGCGGCAAGGCGCCCTCCCCGACGGCCGGCCTCACCCGCCCGGCCGCCCTGCGGGTGCCCGTGCCCGGTCCTCTGTACGGCCGCGGCCCCGCACTGGCCGAACTGCTCTCCCCCGACGCGCCCCCCGTACAGCTCCTCGGCGGCGAGGCGGGGCTCGGCAAGACCCGCCTGGTCACGGAGGCCGCGCGGCGGGCCGCCGACGACGGCACCCTCGTGCTGTGGGGCGCCGGCCACGAGGCCGAGGGACATACTCCGTACGGCGCGTTCGTGGAGGCCCTCGACGGCTGGCTGGCCGACCGGCCCCCTGCCGAGCGGGCGCGCGTGGGCACCGACTATCCGGAACTGGCCGCCCTCCTTCCGTCCCTCGGCCAGACCGGAGCGTCGACGGAGCTCAGCCCCGAGAAGCAGCGCGACCGTCTCTTCCGCGCCGCCGCGGGCCTGCTGGAGGACCTCGCCGACGTGGTGCCGGTCCTGGTGGTGCTCGACGACCTGCACGCCGCGGACGCCGGATCGTTCCAGCTCCTGGCCCATCTGGCGGAGCGGGCCGCGGCGCGGACGCGGCACGACCTGAGGTTCGTGGTCACGTACCGGAGCGAGGAACTGACCGGGACGGATCCCCGGCGGGCCGCTCTCGACATGCTCGAACGCCACGGGCCGGCCGCACACATCGCGTTGGGGCGGCTCGGCCGCGAGGACTGCGAGACGATGGCCGCGGACGCCCTCGGGCTCCCTCCGGGCGCCCCCGTGCCGCAGCGGGTGTGGGACCTGTCCCTGGGCAACCCGCTGTTCGCGCTGGAGCTCGCCCGCGAACTCGAAGCGGGCGGCACGGAACGGGACCTCCACACACCGCAGGGCGTACGGCACCTGATCTCCGCGCGGCTGGCGCGGCTGACTCCCGGCGCCCGGCTCGCGGTCGAGGTGGCCGCCGTGGCGGGGGGTGACGCCGCGCTCTCCGAAGTGCTGGAAGCCGCCGCAGCGCTGCGGCCCGGACTGTCCACGGCCCAGGCGGACGCGGACGCGGCGGTCGCGGCCTCCGTACTGACCGAGCGCGAGGTGGTACTCGACGGACAGCTGGCCCCCGGACTCGCCTTCCGCCACCCCCTCGTCCGTCTGACCTGCTACGAGAACCTCTCCGTGGCCCGCCGCCGGCTGCTGCACTCCGCCTACGCCGGCGCGGTGCTGCACAGCAGACCCGATGCCGTCGACAGGCTGGCCCTGCATTTCGCCCGCGCAGACGACCCCCGCGCCACCGGCTACCTGCGCCAGGCCGCCGAGCGTGCGGCAGCGCTGTGCGCCAACGACACCGCCGACCACTACTACGCAGAACTCACCAGCCGGCTCGACGCGCTGGCCGCCGACGCGGCCTGGGCACGCATCGGCCGAAGCGCGGTCCTTCAGCGGATGGCACGGTACGACGAGGCGGCGCAGGTCCTGCGCGAGGCCGTCGACGACCTGAAGCGGAGCGGCGACGCGGACGGCCTCGTGCTGGCCACCGCGCGCCTGGCGGAGGTGCTCGGCCACTCGCGCGCGCCGGGCCGGGCGCTGGCACTGCTCGACGCCCGGCTGCCCGACGACGGAACCTCGCCGCCGGCGGCGACCGTCCACCACGTCAGCCGGGCCCGGCTTTACCTCATCGTCGGCCGGTACGCCGACGCGGCGGCGGCGGCACGGCGGGCTCGCGCGAGCGCCGAGCAGGTGGCCGGGCCCGAGCGGCGCGGGCTCCTCGCACGGGCGCTGTCCGTGACGGCGGTGTCCCTCGCCCTGGACGGCCGGTTCACCGAGGCGGGCCCGATCGCCGACGAGGCCCTGCCGCACGCGGAGGCCTACGGGGACACCCGGCTGCTGTGCTCCGTCCTCTCCGTGCAGCGCGAACAGGCGCGCCGTTCGGGCAGGCTCCGGGAGGCCCTGGCCACGGGCCTTCGCGCCGCGGAGTTCGCGGAGCGTTCCGGGGACCCGGCCGCCACCGCCTTCGAACGGGCCAACGTCGCCGAGATCCACCTCCTCCTCGACGAGCCGGACGACGCCTCCGCACTGGCCCTGGCAGCCGTGGAGTCGTCCGGGACGGAGCCCAACTGGTCGACCGCGTACGCGAAGGTGGCGCTGGCCCGGGTCCACATGTACACAGCGAGCGGCGACCCCACCGGACTCCTCGAAGAGGCGTTGCGTACGGCGGCGGTCCACGACAACCGGCAGGCGGAGCACGAGGCGCTCACCGTGCTGGCGGAATGGCACATCCGGCAGGACCGCCCGGCCGAGGCCCTGTCGGTTCTCGACGGGATGACCGGCACCGGTCGGGCCCACATCGGCGCCTGGGCCCATCTGACCGCGGGCCGTCCCGAGCGCGCCGCCACTCTGGCCCGGGCCGAGGTCGGCCGTGCCGAGGAGACGGGTGAGTGCCTCGCCGAGATCGGGGCCCGTACCGTCCTCGCCGCGTCACTCGCGGCGCTGGGCCGCGCCGAGGAGTCGGCCGAGGGCTTCGCGACCGCGTCGGCGCTCGCGGCGAGGCTGCCCTACCCGGCGGGACTGCGCCGGATCGAACAGGCGAAGAAACTCGCCCACTGAGCCGGCCCGCGCCGGGACGGTCCGCGGAGGTGAACCACGGCTTCACGGCGCGGAGACGTCGGGCGGGGGCGCACTCCGTCTCCGGGCGCTGCCCGTCGCGCACTCCTGGGTCCGGCGTACGCCCCTGTGCAGCCCTATTCGGCCATTCATTGACCGAAGAATGATCTTCAGCTGACCTGTCGAACCTGCCGATGTAAGGGGCATCGACCCTGAAGGAGACCTGCCGTGGATGACGTTCTGCTGGCCCTGTCCATCCCCGTGCTGGTCTTCGCAAGCGGCATCTACGCGGCAGGCGAGTGCTGGTGGCGGCGCCGGCACCCGGCACCGCCGTCCCCTTACACGCATCAGGCGGCCCGCCTCGCCGAGCGCGCGATGCTGACCCGGGCCGAGGACATCGTCGACGGGGCGTACGAGAGCCTCTCCCCCCTCTACGACCCGCCCCTCGTACGAATTCCAGCCACAAAGGCCACAGCCGTCACACCCGGGGCGAACGCCAGCCAGGATCACGACCGGTCACAGCCAGCGCCTGCTCGAAGGCGGTAGCACCGGCCGGTACGGGGAACGGCTCGCCGAACACCTTGCCCTTCCGGGCCTGCGGAGCCATCGCGGCAAGACCGGGCCCCACCTCGTCCACCACGGCCTCGTCCGGCTCGAAGTCCTGACCGGTCGCCCGCGCCAGATCCCAGGCGTGCACGGTCAGATCGCCCAGCGCCATGAGGCCGACGGTCCTGGCCGGCATCCCCATCCGGCCCGTCACACCGTCCTCGGCGCCGGGCACGCCCCACGCCTCGACCAGGCGGGCCGTCTCCTCCTCGAACCTGCCGCGCCAGTCCCCCGTGACGACGTCCGGGGCGTCACCGAACTCCGACGGCTCCCTGGCCGCCAGCGCCCGGAAGTTGGCGACCACGTGGAAGAGATGGCTGACCAGGTCCCGGACGTCGAACTCCGTGCACGGCGTGGGGTCGCCCAACTGGCCGTCGTCGATTCCCCGCACCACGGCGATGGCCCGGACCCGGGCGGCTTCCAGCAGTTCACTGATCTTCTCCATGCCCCCGACCGTGCACCCGGCGGCGCCCCACGTCCGGAAGGGACGCGCCACGGACGGAGCACCGGCGCCCGCAGGATCACCCGCATGGCAGGGCCCGACGCGACACGAGGGCATCACGGGACACGCGGGGTCATCACCGACACCCCGGCCCGTCCGCACCCGGCCCGCCTCCGCCTCTCGCCGTCTCTCGCCGCCCGGCCGGTTGTCAGTGCCCGGCCCTAGAGTTTTCGGCATGGACAGCGCTGCGTCATCACCGGCCTCGCCGGCCTCCCCGGTGCGGATCGACCCCTGGTCCGACGACGACCTGGAGCTGCTCCGCCGGGCCAACGCGCCCGAGCTGATGGACCACCTCGGCGGCCCCGAGAGCGAGGAGCAGCTCCTGGGCCGCCACGGACGCTACGTGGCGCTGAGCGCGGACCGTACGGGCAAGGGACGGATGTTCCGGATCATCCTGGCCGACAGCGGCGAGGCCGCGGGGACGATCGGCTTCTGGGAGCGCACCTGGCAGGGCCAGGAGGTGTACGAGACGGGCTGGGCCGTCCTGCCCGGCTTCCAGGGTCTCGGCATCGCGACGGCGGCCACGAGAGCCGTCGCCGAGCAGGCGCGGGCCGAGCACAAGCACCGCTATCTGCACGCCTACCCGTCCGTGGAGAACGGCGCGTCGAACGCGGTGTGCCGCAAGGCGGGCTTCGTCCTGCTCGGTACGTGCGATTTCGAGTACCCCCCGGGCACCCCCCTGCTGACGAACGACTGGCGGCTGGACCTCGGCCCCACCGACGAATGAAGGCTTGCGCCGCCCCCGGACGACCGATCTAATGGATGGTGGATCAGTAACCATTATTCGACTTCACTGAGCGACGGGGGCCCCGATGCTGCTGGCACACATCAGCGACCTGCACCTGGACGGAACCGACCGCGCGACGGAGCGGGCCACCCGCGTGGTGACCTACCTCAACTCCCTGACCCGGCAGCCGGACGCGGTCCTGGTCACGGGCGACATCGCGGACCACGGCGCCCCCGAGGAGTACGCCGAGGCGGCCCGGCTGCTCGCCGGACTCACGGCGCCCGCACTTCCCTGCCCCGGCAACCACGACGACCGCGCCACCTACCGCAAGGTCCTGCTGGCCGACGAGCACCCCACCGGGACGGACGCCGGCACCGGCCCCGTCAACCGGCTGCACCACGTGGCCGGTTACGCACTCCTGCTCTGCGACTCGACGATCCCGGGCGAGGACGCGGGACGCTTCGACGACGAGACCCTCGACTGGCTGGCCCGCACCCTGGACGACCTGGGCGACACCCCGGCCATCCCGGCCTTCCACCACCCGCCGGCCACGGTCCACCACCCGTACCTGGACTCCACGAACCTCACCAACGCGGCGCGGTTCGCCGAGCTGCTCGCCGAGCGGTCCCTCGACGACGTCCCCGCGATCCTGACCGGGCACGCCCACACCCCCATGGCGGCCACCTTCGCCGGGCGGCCCCTGCTCGTGGCGCCGGGAGTGGTCTCGACGCTGCGGCTGCCCTGGGAGAGCGGAGACGGACTCGTCAGCACCGTGGCGCCGCCCGGCGTCGCCTTCCACGTCCTGGACGAGGGCGACCGGGGCGCCGGTGGCCGCATCACCACGCATTACCGCGTCGTGCCGTAACCGCGCACCGCCCGGCCCTCCCCAAACCATTTGACGGGGAGGGCCCTTCCCTGGATATTTATCTGCGTCACGCAGCTTATGCGTCACGCAGTTCATACGGCAGCCCGTTGGCAGTCGCCCCCCTTCCCGAAGGAGCACCCCGTGCCCACCACCCTCGTCACCGGTTCCCGAGGCCGTGTCGGCTCCGCGCTCGTCCGCCTGCTGCACGGCGCGGGCCACGACGTACGCGCCGCCTCCCGCAGCCCCGAGCAGCTCACCCCGCCGGCCGGCGTACCCGCCGTCGCCTGCGACCTGAGCGACCCCGCCACCTTCGCCGCCGCACTGGACGGCACGGACTCCGTCTTCCTGTACGCCGAACCGGCCGGGATCGACGCCTTCCTCAGCCACGCGGAAGCCGCCGGAGTCACTCACGTCGTCCTGCTCTCCTCCAGCGCGGTCCTCGCCCCCGACGCCGCCGACAACCCCATCGCCGCCCCGCACCTCGCGGTGGAACAGGCCCTGGCCGCCTCCCCCGTCACCGCCACGTTCCTGCGCCCCGGCGCCTTCGCGGGCAACGCGCACCAGTGGGCGCACCCCATCCGCACCCAGGGCGCCGTCGACCTGCCGTACCCCGGCAGCCACACCAGCCCCATCGACGAGACGGACGTCGCCGAGGCGGCGCTCGCGGTCCTCGCGGACCCCGGTCTGCGGGGCTCCGCCCACCACCTGACCGGCCCCGAAACCCTCACCGCCGCCGAGCAGATCGAGATCCTGGCGAAGGCCACCGGCCGCCCCGTCACCGCGCACGCGGTGAGCCGGACCGCCTGGCTGGAGTCGGTGTCCCCCTTCATGCCCGCCCCCCTGGCCGGAGCCCTGCTCGACTACTGGGCCGACTCGGACGGCGTCCCGGCCCTCGTGACCGGCGAGACCGAGCGGCTGACGGGCCGCCCCGCCCGCACCTTCACCGCCTGGGCCGAAGCGAACGCCGCCGCCTTCCGCCCCTGAGCCACACCGCACCCCCCGCCCGGAAAGCCCTCGCTGCCGCACCCCGCCCAGTGGCATCCTGGCCAGGTGAACGGACCGGAGATCATCCTCGAAGTAGCCCCCGAACTGCGCCTCTTCGTCGCACACGAGCGCCGCGGGGGACGCACGACCGTCACCACCGACGGCTCGTCGACACTCGGCCACGTCGTGGAATCGCTCGGAGTCCCGCTCACCGAGGCCGGACAACTGCTCGTCGACGGCCACCCCGTACCCGTCTCGCACATCCCCGGCCCGGGCGAACGGGTCGAGGTGCGCGCCGTGGAGCGCCCCCAGCGCGTTCCGGGTGCCCCGTTGCGCTTCCTCCTCGATGTCCATCTCGGCACGCTCGCCCGGCGCCTGCGCCTGCTGGGCGTCGACGCCGCGTACGAGAGCGAGGACATCGGCGACCCCGCGCTGGCCACCCTTTCGGCCGCGGAACAACGCGTACTGCTCTCCCGGGACCGGGGGCTGCTGCGGCGGCGGGAGATCTGGGCGGGGGCCTATGTCTACAGCGACCGCCCGGAGGCCCAGCTCCGCGACGTACTGGGCCGGTTCGCACCGGTCCTCGCACCGTGGACCCGGTGCACCGCCTGCAACGGCGAGCTGAGGGAGACCGACAAGAACGCCGTGAGCGACCGCCTGGAGCACGGCACGCAACAGTCCTACGACGTGTTCGCCCAGTGCACCGAGTGCGGCCGGGTCTACTGGCGGGGCGCCCACCACAGCCACCTGGAAACGATCGTCGCCGACGCGGTCCGCGAATTCGGCGGCCTCGGCACCGAGGCCCCGACCGCGCGGTCCTAGGGCCTTTCGCCGACAGCGCCGGGGCCGGGGCTGCCCGGCCCCTCGGCCGCCTCGAACTCGCCGCCGCGCAGCCGTTCGATCTGTGCCGCACTGAGCTCGACCGTGCGTCGCATATGGGCGATGAGGAGGGCGACCTCGTCGTCGTCGTACGCCTCGAACATCGCCGCCCAGTCGCCGTTCAGCCGCGCCCAGACCTCGCCGAACTCCGCCATCCGCTCCGGCACGGCCGCGACGAGGACCCGCCGCCGGTCCGCCGTGTCGCGTTCGCGGGTCACATAGCCGGCCCGCTCCAGCCGGTCGACGAGCCGGGTCGCCGAACCGGTGGTGAGCCCGGTCAGTTCCGCGACGCGGCCCGTGGTGACGGGCTCCGCCTCCAGGCTGAGCAGGTTGAGGCACTGCAGGTCGGTGGGGTGCAGCCGCAGGTGATCGGCGACGGCCTGGTTGAACAGGGCGTACGCGGCCATGTAGCGGCGCGAGGCGACGGACAGCTCGGCCAGCAGGACACTGCGCCGGCCGGAAGACTTCTGCGGCATGCAGAGAGTGTACGAAGCAGACAAGCCGCGGCCCCCGTTACGGCCCCTCCGCGGTCAGATAGCGCTGGAGCGTGGGCGCGAGCCAGGCCACGACCTCCTCGCGGGGCATCGCCGCAGCGGGCTCTATCCGCAGGACGTAGCGCGCGAGCGCCATCCCCAGGATCTGCGAGGCGGCGAGGGCGGCCCGGCGCGGGGCATCGGCGGGATCAGGGCAGACACCGGCAGCTATCGGACCGAGCTGCTCGGCGAAGACGGCCCGCATCCGCTCCGCTCCCGCCTCGTTGGTGACGCCCACCCTGAGCAGCCCCGTAAGCACGTCGTCCTGCTCCCAGCGGTCCAGGAAGTGGGTGACGAGCACCGCCCCGATGTGCTTGCCGGGCAGCGCACCCAGCTCGGGAAGGCGCAGGTCGATCGCGGACGCGGCGGCGAACAGCCCCTCCTTGTTGCCGTAGTAGCGCATCACCATCGACGGGTCGATCCCGGCGTCGCGGGCGATGGCCCGGATGGTGGCGCGCTCGTAGCCGTCGGCGGCGAAGCGCTCGCGCGCGGCGTCAAGGATCGCGGCCTTGGTGACATCCGAACGGCGGGGGGATGCGGGGGCGTGCGTCATCATGCCAACAACTGTAGGCCAACACCCGTTGACACACCAGACGGACCCGCTCTACATTTGCCAACAAGCGTTGACCAACACCTGTTGGCACGCAGCTGCCGCCCACCACCCGTGGGCACTCGGTATCGAAGGAGGCCGTCATGACCGGCACGCCCCACACCGGAACCAGCGCCAGCCCCACCCCCGACACCACGGACGTGATCGTCGTGGGCGCAGGCCCCACCGGCCTGCTGCTCGCCGGCGACCTCGCCGCCCAGGGCCTCTCCGTCACCCTGCTGGAGCGCCGCCCCCGCGAAGCCGGCAACATGACGCGCGCCTTCGCCGTGCACGCCCGCACCCTCGAAGCGCTCGACACCCGGGACCTCGCCGACGAACTGATCGGGACCGGCACCCGCCTCACCGGACTGAGCCTCTTCGGCAAGCTCCGGCTCGACCTCTCCCGCCTGCACTCCCGCTTCCCGTTCCTGCTGATCACTCCGCAGTACGAGGTGGAGCGCCTGCTGGAGCGCCGGGCCCGGGCCGCGGGGGTGGACTTCCGGTTCGGGGCGGAGCTGCTCGGCCTGGACCAGCCCGCAGGAC
The Streptomyces sp. NBC_00234 DNA segment above includes these coding regions:
- a CDS encoding FG-GAP-like repeat-containing protein, with protein sequence MRKIHRRGLRLASALVAAGLALSFTPPAFADDDNGLLVLTDSQAEDLAQHARIDPYGDGATVDPQGAAVREDAASVPSSTGADGETGDTTGSGSSLDDSTDAGSWKVNQKSSVEGDFGMVATAPVAGSAGGDYFALDALGPVQRRTADGKQVWRRDNASFYADWKVSPLRPWQTEPAPARIVMGYNAVSPFSISSDNGYATGDLTGDGVDDVVFTASVGATPYRPFTSPGSTLPTGTFVTVLDGSTGKTLWSKLYTGVYNVTLVGKTLVVADSPYFNLNAPAGSKAALTGIRFSYADGALTPADTWTYDTGTFTGVGWASLEPLGNGLLAASWNLRKLSATAAPAGHTMVFDTRDGSIKWQQTNRLYSRQLHLDAARDRLVSLEQSDPNEAVTYEVASYSLADGARTTVSSRTNALPLDLEVGNLQGGAKPEYTVSESTLDTSLYMNANTVRALNGDDGSQLWSRTVKREAANTHDGGAAWGLQSVDGKIVASYLDDAGRSTADNRGSSRYARLAVLSGTDGTVRWEQRGAVASQMWAQPFRKDDSWKLRTVDTNENVRTYNLGSGKQENLLPLQGLLYAAVSTDITGDRKKDLIVGGQSNGVYAYDGPSMVGGKPQLLWTAVMPGRVGALAKADVNGDGREETVVAADSATAVLDTRTGKVLTTIDGGGQFVRTVCVADINGDGKAEIIVPTDKVRVYNASGKKLWEYAAPAEAGDVVFSDVSTGDGRVYAQYQTRGQVAEADLVTGGAALHGKDGSVAWSFTPKSGLDGTDGRIYGAPMRGGTFASPGIPYADGHAVVHTYITKSSAGSMVTGVQIRDGRTGELLHEGLAGGPLTTGNWMTGPEGLVMAGTVSFRTYGANGQDALVYTLPETQSGTFATGPGGSRILVAGETGGVSTYDPSVLTGADNYPASVSGIDALGGREVFAGDLNGDGVDEIVSLNFDDYGTDRTAGLIGGAYSVPFTAIRQMITATIDPS
- a CDS encoding BTAD domain-containing putative transcriptional regulator, encoding MDSTIVDDRSPASPPPLLRLHLFGGFRVSRDTGPPLPDRWPRPSARVLVKMLAVAPGRRLHRDQVIESCWPDADLASAYGSLRVALHTARHTLEPELAPRGSSSYLATDGAWQWLRPDTVWIDADHAEGLAGTALRQGGTQRLAGALAAFTGELLPEDRYAHWAQTRRDRLDGLRDRVRLALAGSLLADGSPEEAAATARAVVESNPVDERAHRLLINAFLQQGLRREAVRQFHECREILATELGIGPDPETERLHLLALDSPGGKAPSPTAGLTRPAALRVPVPGPLYGRGPALAELLSPDAPPVQLLGGEAGLGKTRLVTEAARRAADDGTLVLWGAGHEAEGHTPYGAFVEALDGWLADRPPAERARVGTDYPELAALLPSLGQTGASTELSPEKQRDRLFRAAAGLLEDLADVVPVLVVLDDLHAADAGSFQLLAHLAERAAARTRHDLRFVVTYRSEELTGTDPRRAALDMLERHGPAAHIALGRLGREDCETMAADALGLPPGAPVPQRVWDLSLGNPLFALELARELEAGGTERDLHTPQGVRHLISARLARLTPGARLAVEVAAVAGGDAALSEVLEAAAALRPGLSTAQADADAAVAASVLTEREVVLDGQLAPGLAFRHPLVRLTCYENLSVARRRLLHSAYAGAVLHSRPDAVDRLALHFARADDPRATGYLRQAAERAAALCANDTADHYYAELTSRLDALAADAAWARIGRSAVLQRMARYDEAAQVLREAVDDLKRSGDADGLVLATARLAEVLGHSRAPGRALALLDARLPDDGTSPPAATVHHVSRARLYLIVGRYADAAAAARRARASAEQVAGPERRGLLARALSVTAVSLALDGRFTEAGPIADEALPHAEAYGDTRLLCSVLSVQREQARRSGRLREALATGLRAAEFAERSGDPAATAFERANVAEIHLLLDEPDDASALALAAVESSGTEPNWSTAYAKVALARVHMYTASGDPTGLLEEALRTAAVHDNRQAEHEALTVLAEWHIRQDRPAEALSVLDGMTGTGRAHIGAWAHLTAGRPERAATLARAEVGRAEETGECLAEIGARTVLAASLAALGRAEESAEGFATASALAARLPYPAGLRRIEQAKKLAH
- a CDS encoding TIGR03086 family metal-binding protein; this encodes MEKISELLEAARVRAIAVVRGIDDGQLGDPTPCTEFDVRDLVSHLFHVVANFRALAAREPSEFGDAPDVVTGDWRGRFEEETARLVEAWGVPGAEDGVTGRMGMPARTVGLMALGDLTVHAWDLARATGQDFEPDEAVVDEVGPGLAAMAPQARKGKVFGEPFPVPAGATAFEQALAVTGRDPGWRSPRV
- a CDS encoding GNAT family N-acetyltransferase, which codes for MDSAASSPASPASPVRIDPWSDDDLELLRRANAPELMDHLGGPESEEQLLGRHGRYVALSADRTGKGRMFRIILADSGEAAGTIGFWERTWQGQEVYETGWAVLPGFQGLGIATAATRAVAEQARAEHKHRYLHAYPSVENGASNAVCRKAGFVLLGTCDFEYPPGTPLLTNDWRLDLGPTDE
- a CDS encoding phosphodiesterase is translated as MLLAHISDLHLDGTDRATERATRVVTYLNSLTRQPDAVLVTGDIADHGAPEEYAEAARLLAGLTAPALPCPGNHDDRATYRKVLLADEHPTGTDAGTGPVNRLHHVAGYALLLCDSTIPGEDAGRFDDETLDWLARTLDDLGDTPAIPAFHHPPATVHHPYLDSTNLTNAARFAELLAERSLDDVPAILTGHAHTPMAATFAGRPLLVAPGVVSTLRLPWESGDGLVSTVAPPGVAFHVLDEGDRGAGGRITTHYRVVP
- a CDS encoding NAD(P)H-binding protein, whose amino-acid sequence is MPTTLVTGSRGRVGSALVRLLHGAGHDVRAASRSPEQLTPPAGVPAVACDLSDPATFAAALDGTDSVFLYAEPAGIDAFLSHAEAAGVTHVVLLSSSAVLAPDAADNPIAAPHLAVEQALAASPVTATFLRPGAFAGNAHQWAHPIRTQGAVDLPYPGSHTSPIDETDVAEAALAVLADPGLRGSAHHLTGPETLTAAEQIEILAKATGRPVTAHAVSRTAWLESVSPFMPAPLAGALLDYWADSDGVPALVTGETERLTGRPARTFTAWAEANAAAFRP